Proteins co-encoded in one Spirosoma endbachense genomic window:
- the ilvN gene encoding acetolactate synthase small subunit, translating to MTTYTICIFTENTIGLLNRITIIFTRRRINIESLTVSETERKGVSRFTIVIKHESREEVEKLVRQIRKIVEVLAVFGYLNEEIVYNEIALFKVSTPLGSKPLDVETINQQYKAWVVYWGLDYVVIEKTGNDTEIFEFFGYIKQYDILEFVRSGRVAVGKTEKGLVEYLPESEWAYYL from the coding sequence ATGACGACTTACACCATTTGCATATTCACTGAAAATACGATCGGATTGCTGAATCGCATCACGATTATTTTCACACGCCGACGCATCAACATCGAGAGTCTGACGGTTTCGGAAACTGAACGTAAGGGCGTTTCCCGGTTTACGATTGTGATCAAACACGAATCGCGGGAAGAGGTGGAGAAACTCGTTCGCCAGATTCGCAAGATCGTGGAAGTGTTGGCCGTTTTCGGTTACCTCAACGAGGAAATTGTGTATAACGAAATTGCTCTGTTCAAGGTATCGACACCATTAGGCAGCAAACCCCTGGACGTTGAGACAATCAATCAGCAATACAAAGCCTGGGTGGTTTACTGGGGGCTCGACTATGTTGTTATCGAGAAAACCGGCAACGACACCGAAATTTTTGAGTTTTTCGGGTACATCAAACAGTACGATATTCTTGAATTTGTTCGCTCGGGCCGGGTAGCAGTGGGTAAAACGGAGAAAGGGTTGGTCGAGTACCTACCCGAATCCGAGTGGGCTTACTATCTGTAA
- a CDS encoding nucleotidyltransferase family protein, which yields MITAVQNKQQAFERLQSHQSALKQFGAARLGLFGSFVRGEETEKSDIDFVVEFQEGKKTFRNFINMVYYLEKVMGREVELLTGEGMASFVKREAEKEIAYVPFFN from the coding sequence ATGATAACTGCCGTTCAAAATAAACAGCAAGCTTTCGAGCGTCTTCAGTCGCATCAGTCGGCTCTAAAACAGTTTGGTGCAGCCCGGCTCGGATTGTTTGGGTCATTTGTGCGGGGCGAAGAAACCGAAAAAAGCGATATAGACTTTGTTGTGGAGTTTCAGGAAGGCAAGAAAACGTTCCGTAATTTCATCAATATGGTCTACTACCTGGAAAAGGTAATGGGACGGGAAGTAGAGCTTCTTACCGGGGAAGGTATGGCTTCCTTTGTGAAACGTGAAGCCGAAAAAGAGATTGCATATGTACCCTTCTTCAATTGA
- the ilvB gene encoding biosynthetic-type acetolactate synthase large subunit: protein MEAIASIAPEVIETTPSVSNTVPKLISGSEALMMGLVAEGVDTIFGYPGGAIMPVYDALYDYQDRINHILVRHEQGAGHAAQGYARMQSRAGVCLVTSGPGATNLVTAIADAQIDSTPMVCIVGQVAKRLLGTDAFQEADVMGVTMPITKWNYQITNADEVPEILSKAFYIAQSGRPGPVLIDMTKSAQLELMTKPFVYERCQSIISYRPRRIPKQEQVEVAARLINNAKRPYVLVGHGVQIAKAEDELRLFVEKTGIPVATTLLGQSTISTDHPLYVGWLGMHGNYGPNVMTDQADVIIAIGMRFDDRVTGDASKYIKQAKVVHIEIDPSEIDKIIRADAPVVGDAKEALKALTALVEPNDHTIWRNEFRKYDTIEYEQITLPELTSTEGKIRMAEVIDMLSKKTNGEAVLVTDVGQHQMMASRYYQFRRPNSLVTSGGMGTMGFALPAAFGAQVGAPDRQIVAIIGDGCFQMTLQELGTIVQNKQPVKAIILNNNFLGMVRQWQQLFHERRYSFVELQNPDFITIARGFGMDGQTCDKRESLSDALDTMLNHDGPFLLEVIVEKEENVFPMVPAGTSVAQIRLK, encoded by the coding sequence ATGGAAGCAATCGCCAGCATCGCACCAGAAGTTATCGAAACAACACCATCGGTTTCTAATACGGTACCGAAATTAATTTCAGGCTCGGAAGCACTCATGATGGGTTTGGTAGCCGAAGGAGTCGATACCATTTTTGGGTATCCTGGTGGAGCCATTATGCCCGTCTACGATGCCCTGTATGATTATCAGGACCGCATCAACCACATTCTGGTACGCCACGAACAGGGGGCTGGTCATGCGGCTCAGGGTTACGCCCGGATGCAGAGCCGTGCGGGCGTTTGCCTCGTCACGTCAGGGCCGGGGGCTACGAATCTGGTTACAGCCATTGCCGATGCCCAGATCGATTCGACGCCAATGGTTTGCATTGTGGGTCAGGTTGCCAAGCGGCTTCTTGGGACCGATGCTTTCCAGGAAGCTGACGTGATGGGTGTAACCATGCCGATCACAAAATGGAATTACCAGATAACCAATGCCGATGAGGTGCCGGAAATCCTGTCGAAGGCTTTTTACATTGCTCAGTCGGGTCGGCCGGGTCCAGTGTTAATCGACATGACGAAAAGTGCCCAGTTGGAATTGATGACCAAGCCGTTTGTTTACGAACGTTGCCAGAGCATCATTAGTTACCGTCCGCGTCGGATACCCAAGCAGGAGCAGGTCGAGGTAGCCGCTCGCTTAATAAACAACGCCAAGCGCCCTTATGTGCTTGTTGGCCACGGCGTGCAAATCGCCAAAGCTGAAGATGAACTACGATTATTCGTCGAAAAAACGGGTATCCCCGTTGCAACTACACTACTTGGTCAGTCAACCATTTCAACTGATCACCCGCTTTATGTAGGCTGGTTAGGAATGCATGGTAATTATGGGCCTAACGTAATGACCGATCAGGCCGATGTGATTATTGCCATTGGTATGCGGTTCGACGATCGCGTAACCGGTGATGCCAGCAAATATATCAAACAGGCAAAAGTCGTTCATATTGAGATCGATCCGTCTGAAATTGATAAGATCATTCGGGCCGACGCGCCGGTTGTTGGTGATGCCAAAGAGGCACTTAAGGCGTTGACCGCCCTCGTTGAACCCAACGATCACACCATCTGGCGCAATGAGTTCCGCAAGTACGATACGATTGAGTATGAGCAAATTACACTGCCGGAATTAACCAGTACAGAAGGTAAAATCCGGATGGCCGAGGTAATTGACATGCTCTCGAAGAAGACGAACGGCGAAGCTGTTTTAGTTACCGACGTAGGGCAGCACCAGATGATGGCTTCCCGCTATTATCAGTTCCGTCGGCCAAATAGTCTGGTCACATCGGGGGGCATGGGTACAATGGGGTTTGCTCTGCCAGCCGCTTTCGGTGCACAGGTTGGAGCGCCTGATCGCCAGATTGTGGCCATTATCGGCGACGGCTGTTTTCAGATGACCTTACAGGAGCTTGGAACCATTGTTCAGAATAAACAACCCGTTAAAGCGATTATCCTGAATAACAATTTCCTTGGTATGGTACGTCAGTGGCAACAGTTGTTCCATGAGCGTCGGTATTCGTTCGTTGAACTACAAAATCCTGACTTCATTACCATTGCCAGAGGTTTCGGCATGGATGGCCAGACCTGCGACAAACGGGAAAGCCTGTCGGATGCGCTTGATACCATGCTCAATCATGATGGTCCGTTTCTGCTCGAAGTAATTGTTGAGAAAGAGGAAAACGTGTTCCCGATGGTTCCTGCCGGAACCAGCGTTGCCCAGATTCGACTAAAATAA
- the ilvD gene encoding dihydroxy-acid dehydratase, translated as MIAEPQTAELNRFSRTLTQEISNPAAKAMLYGVGLTEDDMQKPQIGIASTGYEGNTCNMHLNGLSVYVKQGIQANGLVGLIFNTIGVSDGMTNGNDGMRYSLPSRDLIADSIESVVTAQWYDGVVTVVGCDKNMPGAIMAMARLNRPSIMVYGGTIRSGHYKGQKLDIVSAFEALGKRYAGNISDEDYEGVIKNSIPGAGACGGMYTANTMASSIEAMGLSLPFSSSYPATHEGKQEECKKIGAAMRVLLERGITPKEIINRKSLENALTVVMALGGSTNAVLHYLAISRAAGIPLTLDEIQAISDRVPFLADLKPSGKYYMEDMLAIGGVPAVMKYLYQNGLIHGDCLTVTGKTIAENLEEIPTLDFDTQSIVRPLSNPIKKTGHIQILRGNLAPTGSVAKITGKEGLKFDGTAKVCEHEGEVIDALQKGEILPGQVIVIRNAGPKGGPGMSEMLKPTSAIMGAGLGDKVALITDGRFSGGTHGFVVGHVTPEAYEGGPIALVKDGDRITIDAVSRQLTLHISDDEFADRRSRWTQSAPPFTKGVLGKYIRSVKSASEGCVTDED; from the coding sequence ATGATCGCCGAACCACAGACCGCCGAATTAAATCGTTTTAGTCGTACCCTTACGCAGGAAATCAGTAATCCAGCCGCAAAAGCCATGCTCTATGGCGTAGGCCTTACTGAAGACGACATGCAAAAACCCCAGATTGGCATCGCCAGCACGGGATATGAAGGCAACACCTGCAACATGCATCTCAATGGCCTCTCCGTTTACGTAAAACAGGGCATTCAGGCAAACGGACTCGTGGGGCTAATTTTTAACACAATTGGCGTATCTGATGGCATGACCAATGGCAACGATGGCATGCGTTATTCGCTGCCTAGCCGTGATCTCATCGCCGATTCTATTGAATCAGTCGTTACTGCCCAGTGGTACGACGGTGTTGTAACGGTAGTTGGCTGCGATAAAAACATGCCTGGTGCTATTATGGCGATGGCCCGGCTTAACCGGCCAAGTATCATGGTATACGGCGGTACGATCCGGTCCGGGCATTATAAAGGACAAAAATTGGACATCGTTTCGGCTTTTGAAGCACTGGGTAAACGATATGCCGGTAATATTTCCGACGAAGATTACGAAGGTGTTATTAAAAACTCGATTCCGGGCGCTGGTGCCTGTGGCGGTATGTATACGGCTAATACAATGGCCAGCAGCATTGAAGCCATGGGGTTAAGCCTGCCTTTCAGTAGTAGCTACCCGGCTACACACGAAGGCAAACAGGAAGAATGCAAAAAAATTGGTGCAGCGATGCGGGTATTACTGGAGCGCGGTATTACGCCTAAAGAAATCATCAATCGCAAATCACTCGAAAACGCCCTGACCGTTGTCATGGCACTTGGCGGCTCAACTAACGCCGTGTTGCACTATCTGGCGATTTCGAGGGCTGCTGGCATACCGCTCACACTCGATGAGATTCAGGCCATTAGTGATCGCGTGCCGTTCCTGGCTGATCTGAAGCCGAGTGGTAAGTATTATATGGAAGATATGCTTGCTATTGGAGGTGTTCCAGCCGTTATGAAATATCTCTATCAGAATGGCCTTATCCACGGCGATTGCCTGACAGTAACGGGCAAAACCATAGCCGAAAATCTGGAAGAGATACCAACGCTGGATTTTGATACGCAATCAATTGTACGGCCCTTAAGTAATCCGATCAAGAAAACGGGTCATATTCAGATTCTAAGGGGTAACCTTGCTCCTACCGGATCAGTTGCCAAGATTACAGGGAAAGAAGGCCTGAAATTTGATGGTACAGCCAAAGTATGTGAGCATGAAGGCGAAGTGATTGATGCCCTGCAAAAAGGTGAAATTCTGCCCGGTCAGGTCATCGTTATTCGCAATGCTGGCCCTAAAGGTGGCCCTGGTATGAGCGAAATGCTGAAACCAACCTCCGCGATTATGGGCGCTGGCCTCGGCGATAAAGTTGCGCTGATTACTGACGGTCGGTTTTCGGGAGGCACGCATGGCTTTGTTGTGGGTCACGTTACTCCGGAAGCCTATGAAGGTGGGCCGATTGCCCTCGTTAAAGATGGCGACCGTATCACAATCGACGCCGTATCCCGCCAGCTTACGTTACACATTTCAGATGACGAATTCGCTGATCGCCGAAGCCGCTGGACACAATCAGCTCCCCCATTCACCAAAGGTGTATTGGGCAAATATATCCGAAGTGTAAAATCAGCTAGTGAAGGTTGCGTAACAGATGAAGATTAA
- a CDS encoding GDSL-type esterase/lipase family protein: MGRRKVVAILGYSLFVLLYRPDGLAFAQNKPQPVAESLNSPFELKNGDRVVFLGNSLFENDFQYGYIELALTTRWPDRDVTYRNIGWTGDNVFGVARSTITNPPTAYELLMEHLTKAQPTVVFVAYGGIEAQDGEAGLPAFKEGLTKLIDKIDQLGAKAVLLSPIPILSADSAQSVVKRNAMLELYTATIATIARERGKRFIDIFKPIQEAGKNVALTENGIHLNETGYYNLASILEKGLGLGPRTEPVAISISKSAAETTNPAKILDSGTNATGLKFTIEERYLPLPLPSGESGLTTPGQVVKISGLKKGFYTLTIDNSEVITASDKQWEKGVEIKQGPSVEQAHELQQMVLKKNDLFFFQYRPPNTTYILGMRSHEQGRHAKGLEDQSLIIKWLEGQIALVRTPKSRVYQLTLLK, translated from the coding sequence ATGGGAAGGCGTAAGGTAGTGGCCATCCTCGGGTATAGTTTATTCGTGCTTCTTTATCGCCCTGACGGATTGGCCTTTGCGCAGAATAAACCCCAGCCTGTGGCAGAATCACTTAATTCTCCCTTTGAGCTTAAGAATGGCGATAGAGTGGTTTTTCTGGGGAATTCGCTATTCGAAAATGATTTTCAGTACGGTTATATTGAGCTGGCCCTGACAACCCGATGGCCCGACCGGGATGTTACTTACCGGAACATCGGCTGGACTGGCGATAATGTGTTCGGCGTTGCCCGCAGCACGATTACAAATCCGCCTACTGCCTATGAATTGCTGATGGAACACCTTACAAAAGCACAACCAACTGTTGTTTTTGTGGCATATGGTGGCATTGAAGCGCAGGACGGTGAGGCTGGGCTTCCCGCTTTTAAAGAAGGATTAACTAAACTGATCGACAAAATTGACCAGCTTGGGGCAAAAGCCGTTTTGTTATCACCCATTCCAATCCTATCCGCCGACTCGGCTCAAAGCGTGGTGAAACGCAATGCCATGCTGGAACTGTATACGGCCACAATAGCTACCATAGCCAGGGAGCGTGGCAAACGGTTTATCGATATTTTCAAACCGATTCAGGAAGCCGGTAAAAACGTAGCACTTACCGAAAACGGCATTCACCTGAATGAAACCGGCTACTATAATCTGGCGAGTATTCTCGAAAAAGGACTGGGGTTGGGCCCACGAACTGAGCCGGTTGCCATATCGATTTCTAAAAGTGCAGCGGAAACTACGAATCCGGCGAAAATTCTGGATTCTGGGACAAATGCTACCGGACTGAAATTCACGATCGAGGAACGTTACCTTCCACTGCCACTGCCTTCGGGCGAATCTGGCTTAACAACTCCTGGACAGGTGGTTAAAATATCGGGCCTGAAAAAAGGATTTTATACCCTTACAATCGACAATTCGGAGGTAATAACCGCATCGGACAAACAATGGGAAAAGGGAGTCGAGATCAAACAGGGGCCTTCAGTTGAGCAAGCGCACGAATTGCAACAGATGGTTTTGAAAAAGAATGATCTATTTTTCTTTCAGTACCGACCGCCGAATACGACCTATATTCTTGGTATGCGTTCCCATGAGCAGGGTCGGCATGCGAAGGGATTGGAAGATCAAAGCCTGATCATCAAATGGTTAGAAGGGCAGATCGCCTTAGTTCGCACACCTAAGTCAAGAGTTTATCAACTTACCCTTCTGAAGTAA
- the ilvC gene encoding ketol-acid reductoisomerase: MATINFGGVEEQVVTREEFPLEKAREVLANEVIAVIGYGVQGPGQSLNMRDNGFNVIVGQRKGKTYDKAVADGWVPGETLFEIEEALEKGTIICFLLSDAAQIELWPTVKAALKPGKSLYFSHGFGVTYKEKTGIVPPADVDVFLVAPKGSGTSLRRLFVEGKGLNSSFAIYQDASGNARTKAIAMGIGVGSGYLFETDFYKEVTSDLTGERGTLMGAIQGIFAAQYEVLRANGHSPSEAFNETVEELTQSLMPLVAENGMDWMYANCSTTAQRGALDWWKPFRDATKPVFEQLYNSVKSQEQAEISITRNSQPDYREKLEVELSELRESEMWQAGAAVRSLRPERT, from the coding sequence ATGGCAACGATTAATTTCGGAGGAGTTGAGGAGCAAGTTGTTACGCGGGAAGAGTTCCCGTTAGAAAAAGCCCGCGAAGTGCTGGCCAATGAAGTCATTGCAGTTATCGGCTATGGTGTACAAGGTCCTGGCCAGTCGCTGAACATGCGCGACAATGGTTTCAACGTTATCGTTGGGCAACGTAAAGGCAAAACCTACGACAAAGCCGTTGCCGATGGCTGGGTGCCGGGTGAAACGCTGTTCGAAATCGAAGAAGCGCTGGAAAAAGGCACCATTATTTGCTTCCTGCTTTCCGACGCTGCTCAAATTGAACTATGGCCAACCGTAAAAGCGGCTCTTAAACCAGGCAAGTCACTTTACTTCTCGCATGGTTTTGGTGTCACGTATAAAGAGAAAACAGGGATCGTGCCACCCGCCGATGTCGATGTATTCCTGGTAGCACCTAAAGGCTCAGGCACATCGCTACGCCGGTTATTCGTAGAGGGTAAAGGCCTGAACTCCAGCTTTGCCATTTACCAGGATGCCTCCGGTAATGCTCGTACGAAAGCCATTGCTATGGGTATCGGTGTGGGTTCAGGGTATCTGTTCGAAACCGATTTCTACAAAGAAGTAACGTCTGATCTGACCGGCGAACGGGGTACGTTGATGGGTGCTATCCAGGGTATTTTTGCGGCTCAGTACGAAGTGCTGCGCGCCAATGGCCATAGCCCTTCTGAAGCGTTCAACGAAACAGTTGAAGAACTGACTCAGTCACTGATGCCACTGGTAGCCGAAAATGGTATGGACTGGATGTATGCGAACTGCTCGACTACAGCCCAGCGCGGTGCCCTCGACTGGTGGAAACCTTTCCGCGATGCAACCAAGCCTGTTTTCGAACAATTGTATAACTCCGTTAAATCGCAGGAGCAGGCCGAAATCAGCATTACCCGCAATTCGCAACCTGATTATCGCGAGAAACTGGAAGTGGAACTGTCTGAACTCCGTGAATCGGAGATGTGGCAGGCTGGAGCTGCTGTACGGTCATTGCGTCCAGAGCGTACCTAA
- a CDS encoding HepT-like ribonuclease domain-containing protein, which produces MPDEVRYNHLEFDWKGFAGMLDKLIHHYWGVDYELLWDAIQQEIRLNKVWIDIIIEQEINKL; this is translated from the coding sequence ATTCCAGATGAAGTTCGGTATAATCATCTCGAATTTGACTGGAAAGGTTTTGCCGGAATGCTGGATAAGCTAATTCATCACTATTGGGGAGTCGATTATGAGCTATTGTGGGATGCTATCCAACAGGAAATCCGACTCAATAAAGTATGGATCGACATCATTATCGAGCAGGAGATAAATAAGCTTTAA
- a CDS encoding helix-turn-helix transcriptional regulator — translation MLRVPSSIQPNQFQSLTIQRPVPDGSDASEMTFVAYRSDVYPERNEVFFEEHAVIVVLEGEKKFSSPTQELHVRKGDILFFQRGCYSMNESIDSSYRSLVFFVNEKLLKEFVSQHLTLFKDSSTSLPASFILSFSSSPTFTTFIDSLLPYFGAKTPFLNELLRLKFQELLLHLLELDTVGNPPGQLQAILLHIYEGLKTDLDYLMSTYLLKPLSMSELSRLSGRSLSAFKRDFEDHFHTSPGQWIRQKRLEHAHFLLRNTDKNVSEVSREISYESVSHFIKAYKQQYGFTPKRTE, via the coding sequence ATGCTCCGCGTCCCATCTTCCATTCAGCCCAACCAGTTTCAGTCTCTGACTATTCAGCGTCCTGTCCCCGATGGGTCCGACGCTTCAGAAATGACGTTTGTGGCCTACCGTAGCGACGTATATCCCGAACGGAACGAGGTTTTTTTTGAAGAACATGCCGTCATCGTTGTGCTGGAAGGAGAAAAGAAGTTCAGTTCGCCCACCCAGGAGTTGCACGTGCGCAAAGGCGACATTTTGTTTTTTCAGCGAGGCTGCTACTCCATGAACGAATCCATCGACTCAAGCTATCGAAGTCTGGTGTTTTTCGTAAACGAAAAATTGTTGAAAGAATTTGTCAGCCAGCATCTTACGTTATTTAAAGATAGCTCAACGTCACTACCGGCATCCTTTATTCTATCGTTTTCATCGTCGCCCACCTTCACCACATTTATCGATTCACTACTACCCTATTTTGGCGCTAAAACGCCTTTTTTAAATGAATTGCTACGACTCAAGTTTCAGGAGTTGTTACTGCATCTGCTGGAACTTGATACAGTAGGAAACCCGCCCGGACAACTACAGGCAATTCTATTACATATTTACGAAGGACTGAAAACCGACCTTGATTATCTGATGAGCACTTATTTACTCAAGCCATTGTCGATGAGCGAATTATCCAGATTATCAGGAAGAAGTCTGTCGGCCTTTAAACGTGACTTTGAGGATCATTTTCACACTTCACCCGGCCAGTGGATTCGGCAGAAACGGCTTGAACATGCTCATTTTCTGCTACGAAACACCGATAAAAATGTATCGGAGGTAAGCCGGGAAATCAGTTACGAGAGCGTCTCTCATTTTATTAAAGCCTACAAGCAGCAATACGGTTTTACTCCCAAAAGAACCGAATGA
- the ilvA gene encoding threonine ammonia-lyase — translation MPYSLNEAAFPDLDTIYLAAERLRGIVAHTPLQENINLSDRYGANIFLKREDLQVVRSYKIRGAYNKMASLPAEALAKGVVCASAGNHAQGVAYACRKMGVHGIIFMPTTTPNQKIKQVKLFGKEFVEVVLTGDTYDDAFHAAMEFVQTNESIFVHPFDDVQVIEGQGTVGLEIFKDSNFKIDYLLMAIGGGGLASGLSTVFKQLSPKTKLIGVEPLGSPSMKVSIDEGHVIALDRIDKFVDGAAVKRPGDITFEICRKNLDSVLLVPEGKVCTAILKLYDEDAIVAEPAGALTIAALDMLKDEIKGKNVVCLISGGNNDITRTEEIKERSLLYEGLKHYFIIRFPQRAGAFRDFLNVLGPTDDISRFEYIKKTNRETGPAVVGIELKSREDFEPLIQRMQAQNIVFEYLNDQPDLFQFLV, via the coding sequence GTGCCTTATTCATTAAACGAAGCCGCTTTCCCTGATCTCGATACGATTTATCTGGCAGCAGAACGGCTGCGGGGCATTGTTGCGCATACACCGCTGCAAGAAAATATCAATCTGTCTGACCGCTACGGAGCCAATATTTTCCTGAAACGAGAAGATTTGCAGGTTGTACGGTCTTATAAGATTCGTGGGGCCTACAACAAAATGGCGAGTTTGCCTGCCGAAGCCCTGGCCAAAGGCGTTGTGTGTGCCAGCGCAGGCAACCACGCCCAGGGCGTTGCCTATGCCTGCCGGAAGATGGGCGTGCACGGCATTATTTTTATGCCAACAACCACGCCGAATCAGAAGATCAAACAGGTAAAGCTATTTGGGAAGGAGTTTGTCGAAGTCGTTCTTACCGGCGATACCTATGATGATGCATTCCATGCAGCTATGGAATTCGTTCAAACCAACGAAAGCATTTTCGTTCATCCCTTCGATGATGTGCAGGTCATTGAGGGCCAGGGAACGGTTGGACTGGAGATTTTCAAGGACTCGAATTTTAAGATCGATTACCTGCTGATGGCCATCGGTGGCGGTGGATTAGCATCAGGCCTTTCGACCGTATTCAAGCAATTAAGCCCCAAAACCAAACTGATCGGTGTAGAGCCGCTGGGTTCACCCTCCATGAAAGTTTCTATCGACGAAGGACACGTGATAGCACTTGACCGAATCGACAAGTTTGTGGATGGGGCTGCCGTGAAACGGCCGGGCGATATAACCTTTGAAATCTGCCGTAAAAATCTCGACAGTGTATTACTGGTTCCCGAGGGTAAAGTTTGCACGGCTATTCTTAAGCTCTACGACGAAGACGCGATTGTAGCCGAGCCTGCGGGTGCGCTCACCATTGCGGCACTAGACATGCTGAAGGACGAAATCAAAGGTAAAAACGTCGTCTGTTTAATTAGTGGTGGGAATAATGATATCACTCGGACCGAAGAAATCAAAGAACGGTCATTGCTGTATGAAGGACTGAAACATTATTTCATTATTCGGTTTCCACAACGGGCCGGAGCCTTCCGCGACTTTCTGAACGTGCTGGGCCCAACCGACGACATCAGCCGCTTTGAGTATATCAAGAAAACGAACCGGGAAACCGGCCCGGCTGTGGTTGGTATCGAGCTGAAGAGTCGCGAAGATTTCGAGCCACTTATCCAGCGAATGCAGGCGCAAAACATCGTCTTTGAGTACCTGAACGACCAGCCCGATTTATTTCAGTTTTTGGTGTAG
- a CDS encoding DUF6252 family protein — MNYFLKSLLLVAWGFLMAASCKPKEDVLPAPTTEGLNTFGCKINGKVWVANGIRNDQGPAAKAIEVEFRQLSATSFYLFIHTNASTKDRVQLTLPNGVIGTNKLANGYNDPFAIYYDNQFRLFNTIESNPGKLVITRLDTLNRIVSGTFEFDAQYIVSKEIVHVTEGRFDINMNNL, encoded by the coding sequence ATGAATTATTTCCTCAAATCTCTGCTACTGGTTGCCTGGGGATTTTTAATGGCCGCAAGCTGTAAGCCCAAAGAAGACGTCTTGCCAGCACCGACCACAGAAGGGCTCAATACATTTGGCTGCAAGATCAATGGTAAGGTTTGGGTAGCCAATGGCATTCGTAACGACCAGGGACCAGCGGCCAAGGCAATCGAAGTAGAATTCAGGCAATTAAGCGCCACCTCTTTTTATCTGTTTATTCATACCAATGCCAGCACCAAAGACCGCGTTCAGTTAACCCTGCCCAATGGGGTGATTGGTACGAATAAGTTGGCAAATGGATATAATGACCCCTTCGCTATTTACTACGATAACCAGTTCAGGCTTTTTAATACAATAGAGTCAAATCCGGGCAAACTAGTGATCACGCGCCTGGACACCCTCAATCGGATTGTGTCGGGAACCTTCGAATTTGACGCGCAATATATTGTGAGTAAAGAGATCGTGCACGTCACCGAGGGCCGATTCGATATCAATATGAACAATCTGTAA